The Lichenihabitans psoromatis genome contains a region encoding:
- the glpK gene encoding glycerol kinase GlpK, with the protein MSGSVLVIDQGTTSTRAIVFGPDALPTATAQEEFPQLFPQSGWVEHDPKDLWRTSLSTARIALQRAAAAGTTIAALGITNQRETILIWDRKTGEPIHNAIVWQDRRTASICATLKAEGCEPLVQQRSGLLLDPYFSATKIAWMLDHVDGAREKAERGDLAFGTVDTFLLWRLTNGAVHATDATNASRTALFDIHKGRWDADLLKLFRVPRPLLPEVKDCAAEFGIAASEHLGLSLPIRGIAGDQQAALIGQACFAPGMVKSTFGTGCFVLLNTGPKPIASTHRLLSTIAYQLKGHRHYALEGSIFSAGATVQWLRDGLGIVRSSAETGQLAEKSDQEQAVYIVPAFVGLGAPTWDADARGTITGLTRATTRFEIARAALESVAYQTRDLIDAMQKDVQQSGVSLEKSVIRADGGMSASDWTMQSVADMIDAPVDRPIVRETTALGAGYLAGLQSGLYPSPEEFAATWHLETRFEPAMAPARRDAKLKGWHEAVARTVLKP; encoded by the coding sequence ATGTCCGGTTCGGTTCTCGTCATCGATCAAGGCACCACCTCGACCCGCGCCATTGTGTTCGGTCCGGATGCGTTGCCGACCGCGACCGCACAGGAAGAATTTCCGCAGCTGTTCCCACAGTCCGGCTGGGTCGAGCACGACCCGAAAGACCTCTGGCGCACCAGCCTCTCGACCGCTCGCATCGCGCTGCAACGCGCCGCCGCGGCCGGCACCACCATCGCGGCGCTGGGCATCACCAATCAGCGCGAAACGATCCTGATCTGGGATCGTAAGACCGGTGAGCCGATCCACAATGCCATCGTGTGGCAGGACCGACGCACCGCCTCGATCTGCGCGACCCTCAAGGCAGAGGGGTGCGAGCCGCTGGTGCAACAGCGCTCCGGGCTGCTGCTCGACCCCTATTTCTCCGCCACCAAGATCGCCTGGATGCTGGACCATGTGGACGGCGCGCGTGAGAAAGCGGAACGCGGCGATCTCGCCTTCGGCACCGTCGACACCTTCCTGTTGTGGCGGCTGACCAATGGAGCAGTGCACGCCACCGACGCCACCAATGCGTCGCGCACCGCGCTCTTCGACATCCACAAGGGACGTTGGGATGCCGACCTGCTAAAGCTGTTCCGCGTGCCACGCCCCTTGCTGCCCGAGGTGAAGGATTGCGCGGCCGAGTTCGGCATCGCGGCCTCGGAGCATCTCGGCCTGTCCTTGCCGATCCGTGGTATCGCGGGCGACCAGCAGGCGGCCCTGATCGGCCAAGCGTGTTTCGCACCCGGCATGGTCAAATCGACCTTCGGGACGGGCTGCTTCGTGCTTCTGAACACCGGGCCGAAGCCGATCGCCTCGACGCATCGGTTGCTCTCGACCATCGCCTACCAGCTCAAGGGGCATCGCCATTATGCGCTCGAAGGCTCGATCTTTTCAGCGGGCGCGACCGTCCAATGGCTTCGCGATGGGCTCGGGATCGTTCGCTCATCGGCCGAGACGGGACAACTCGCCGAAAAATCCGACCAGGAACAGGCCGTCTATATCGTGCCGGCCTTCGTCGGGCTCGGAGCACCGACCTGGGATGCCGACGCGCGCGGCACCATCACCGGGCTGACGCGCGCAACGACGCGGTTCGAGATCGCCCGCGCGGCGCTCGAAAGCGTCGCCTATCAAACGCGCGATCTCATCGACGCCATGCAGAAGGACGTGCAGCAGAGCGGCGTCAGTCTCGAGAAATCCGTGATCCGGGCCGACGGCGGCATGAGCGCGAGCGACTGGACCATGCAATCGGTCGCCGACATGATCGACGCGCCGGTCGATCGCCCGATCGTGCGGGAGACGACAGCGCTCGGGGCGGGCTATCTGGCGGGACTACAATCCGGCCTCTACCCGAGCCCGGAAGAATTTGCCGCCACATGGCATCTTGAAACGCGGTTCGAGCCTGCCATGGCGCCGGCTCGACGCGACGCCAAGCTCAAGGGCTGGCACGAGGCGGTGGCCCGCACGGTGCTGAAGCCCTGA
- a CDS encoding twin-arginine translocation signal domain-containing protein, whose protein sequence is MDRRDVLKGGAALGIAGAAGIIKSTPSFAQKVDAAKKWIDTEFNPSTLSKDEQMAEMEWFINAAKPFAGMKVNCVSESLKVHDYESKTLTKAFGEITGIDVKHDIMDEGTLVDKIEVEMQSGRPIYDFWMNDTDFIGTHPRYNDIVGGSLTDFMANDGKDVTNPGLDLADFMGLSFATFTDGKLYQLPDQQFANLYWFRHDWFQRADLKEKFKAKYGYELGVPVNWSAYEDIADFFSNDVKEIDGQRVYGHMDYGKKDPSLGWRFTDAWLSMAGAGDRGLPNGKPVDEWGIRAENGIPVGSSITRGGDANGPAAVYALTKYIEWLKKYAPPEAAGMDFLESGPVVGQGHIAQQIFWYSAFTDSARQPGPVMNEDGTPKWRMAPSPHGAYWKEGMKLGYQDVGGWTMLKYAPMPNLKAGWLYAQFCTSKTVSLKKALTSLHLIRESDVWHPAMTELAPKVGGLVEFYRSPARKQWTPTGVNVPDYGKMAQVWWQNISNAISGQVTPQQAMDGLARDQDAIMARLEKSGVQGKLGPKMNKEETAEYWFAKSETDGNLAPQRKLADEKPKGETVDYDALIKSWPSTPPKKA, encoded by the coding sequence ATGGATCGTCGTGACGTATTGAAGGGCGGTGCCGCCCTCGGCATCGCCGGAGCGGCTGGTATCATCAAGAGCACACCAAGCTTCGCCCAAAAGGTCGATGCCGCGAAAAAGTGGATCGATACCGAGTTCAATCCCTCGACCTTGTCGAAAGACGAGCAGATGGCCGAGATGGAATGGTTCATCAACGCCGCCAAGCCGTTCGCCGGCATGAAGGTCAATTGCGTTTCGGAATCGTTGAAGGTTCACGACTACGAATCCAAGACGCTCACCAAAGCGTTCGGCGAAATCACCGGCATCGATGTCAAACACGACATTATGGACGAGGGCACGCTCGTCGATAAGATCGAAGTCGAGATGCAGTCGGGCCGTCCGATCTATGATTTCTGGATGAACGACACGGACTTCATCGGCACCCACCCGCGCTACAACGACATCGTGGGCGGCTCGCTGACCGATTTCATGGCCAACGACGGCAAGGACGTGACCAACCCCGGTCTCGATCTCGCCGATTTCATGGGCCTATCTTTCGCGACCTTCACGGACGGCAAGCTCTACCAGCTGCCCGACCAGCAATTCGCCAACCTTTATTGGTTCCGGCACGATTGGTTCCAGCGCGCCGACCTCAAGGAAAAGTTCAAGGCCAAATACGGCTATGAGCTTGGTGTGCCGGTCAATTGGTCGGCCTATGAGGACATCGCGGACTTCTTCTCCAACGATGTCAAAGAGATCGATGGCCAGCGCGTCTACGGTCACATGGATTACGGCAAGAAGGATCCCTCGCTTGGCTGGCGCTTCACCGATGCTTGGCTCTCGATGGCCGGCGCGGGCGATCGCGGCCTGCCGAACGGCAAGCCCGTCGACGAATGGGGCATCCGGGCCGAAAACGGCATCCCGGTCGGCTCGTCGATCACCCGCGGCGGTGACGCCAACGGTCCGGCTGCCGTGTACGCTTTAACCAAATATATCGAATGGTTGAAGAAATATGCGCCGCCGGAAGCTGCCGGTATGGACTTTCTCGAATCCGGCCCGGTTGTCGGCCAGGGCCATATCGCCCAGCAGATCTTCTGGTATTCGGCCTTCACGGATAGTGCGCGCCAGCCCGGTCCGGTCATGAACGAGGACGGTACGCCGAAGTGGCGTATGGCTCCCTCGCCGCATGGCGCTTACTGGAAAGAGGGCATGAAGCTCGGCTACCAGGACGTCGGTGGCTGGACGATGCTGAAATATGCGCCGATGCCGAACCTCAAGGCGGGTTGGCTCTACGCGCAGTTCTGTACCTCGAAGACCGTGTCGCTCAAAAAGGCGCTCACATCGTTGCATCTCATCCGCGAGAGCGACGTGTGGCACCCGGCCATGACCGAACTCGCCCCGAAGGTCGGTGGCCTCGTCGAGTTCTATCGTAGCCCGGCCCGCAAGCAGTGGACCCCCACCGGCGTCAACGTGCCGGATTATGGCAAGATGGCCCAGGTCTGGTGGCAGAACATCTCCAACGCGATCTCGGGCCAAGTGACGCCCCAGCAAGCGATGGACGGCCTCGCGCGCGACCAGGATGCCATTATGGCGCGCCTCGAAAAGTCGGGCGTGCAGGGCAAGCTCGGACCCAAGATGAACAAGGAAGAGACGGCCGAATATTGGTTCGCCAAATCCGAAACGGACGGCAATCTCGCGCCTCAGCGCAAGCTGGCCGATGAGAAGCCAAAGGGCGAAACCGTCGATTACGATGCTCTGATCAAGAGCTGGCCGTCGACCCCGCCCAAGAAAGCCTGA
- a CDS encoding DUF2160 domain-containing protein: protein MDYIAQHLAWMAWTWQTMVFFGAIAAMLVVMTLLAVYRPETPHVGILRFATTRSDRLFASLLATAFIFLFFIRFGVDNFLYPAIASLLLAAIMFRFA, encoded by the coding sequence ATGGACTATATCGCTCAACATCTTGCCTGGATGGCGTGGACTTGGCAGACCATGGTGTTCTTCGGGGCCATCGCGGCCATGCTGGTCGTCATGACGCTGCTGGCGGTCTATCGGCCCGAAACCCCGCATGTCGGCATTCTTCGCTTCGCCACGACCCGCAGCGACAGGCTGTTTGCCTCCTTGCTGGCGACCGCCTTCATCTTCCTGTTTTTCATCCGGTTCGGGGTCGACAATTTCCTCTATCCCGCAATCGCATCGCTGCTCCTGGCCGCGATCATGTTTCGTTTCGCATGA
- a CDS encoding carbohydrate ABC transporter permease, producing MRGTMGRPLGMALYMLFLLIPVYWLINMSFKTNTDIMSGLTLWPHAPVLDNYRKIFNDPDWHASFINSILYVAVNTVVSVTIALPAAYAFSRYRFIGDKPLFFWLLSNLMAPPAVYAMPFFNLYSSIGLFDSIWAVALAHCLFNVPLAVWILEGFISGVPREIDETAMIDGYSFPRFFIKIFLPLIANGIGVAAFFCFMFSWVEQLLASTLTTVDAKPIAAMMSRAYSAAGLDWGLLSAAGVLTMIPGAIVIWFVRNHIAKGFALGRV from the coding sequence ATGCGCGGCACGATGGGGCGTCCCCTCGGCATGGCTCTCTACATGCTGTTCCTGCTGATCCCGGTCTATTGGCTCATCAACATGAGCTTCAAGACCAACACCGACATCATGTCGGGATTGACCTTGTGGCCACATGCACCCGTCCTCGACAATTATCGCAAGATCTTCAACGACCCCGACTGGCATGCGAGTTTCATCAACTCGATCCTTTACGTGGCCGTGAACACGGTCGTGTCGGTCACCATCGCGCTCCCGGCCGCCTATGCGTTCAGCCGCTACCGCTTCATCGGCGACAAACCGTTATTCTTCTGGTTGCTGTCGAACCTGATGGCACCCCCGGCCGTCTATGCGATGCCGTTCTTCAACCTCTATTCGTCGATCGGGCTGTTCGACTCGATCTGGGCCGTGGCGCTGGCGCATTGCCTCTTCAACGTGCCGCTGGCGGTCTGGATCTTGGAAGGCTTTATTTCGGGCGTGCCGCGCGAGATCGACGAAACCGCGATGATCGACGGCTATTCGTTCCCGCGATTCTTCATCAAGATCTTCCTGCCGCTGATCGCCAATGGCATCGGGGTCGCGGCCTTCTTCTGCTTCATGTTTTCCTGGGTGGAGCAATTGCTCGCCTCCACGCTGACGACCGTGGATGCCAAGCCGATTGCCGCGATGATGTCGCGCGCCTATTCGGCCGCCGGCCTCGATTGGGGCCTGCTGTCAGCGGCCGGCGTCCTCACCATGATTCCCGGCGCGATCGTGATCTGGTTCGTCCGCAACCACATCGCCAAGGGCTTTGCCCTCGGGCGGGTTTGA
- a CDS encoding carbohydrate ABC transporter permease: MTETKIWDNRAWFFVVPVLVFVLFSSLIPMMTVLNYSVQDTMGQNNFFWNGAGWFQNLLDPTTEVGKRFQGALARNLIFSFVVLALEIPLGIAVSLCIPKHGWKVGAVLVIIALPLLIPYNVVGVIWQLFTRGDIGLLGVGLRAIGFTGFNVTQDATSAWFTLVIMDVWHWTSMVALLCYAGLKAIPDAYYQAARIDGANRWAVFTNIELPKLRKVLIIGMLLRFMGSFMIYTEPFTVTGGGPGEATSFLSIDLVKMALGQVDLGNAAAYSLVYNLITLTVCWIFFTYTTHADAKETA, encoded by the coding sequence ATGACCGAGACCAAGATCTGGGACAACCGCGCCTGGTTTTTCGTCGTGCCGGTGCTGGTCTTCGTGCTGTTCTCGTCGCTGATCCCGATGATGACGGTGCTGAACTATTCGGTTCAGGACACGATGGGCCAGAACAACTTCTTCTGGAACGGCGCGGGCTGGTTCCAGAACCTGCTCGACCCTACCACGGAGGTCGGCAAGCGCTTTCAGGGTGCGCTGGCCCGCAACCTCATCTTCTCCTTCGTGGTGCTGGCGCTTGAAATCCCGCTCGGCATCGCCGTGTCGCTTTGTATTCCGAAACACGGCTGGAAAGTCGGTGCCGTGCTGGTCATCATCGCGCTGCCGTTGCTGATCCCCTACAACGTGGTCGGCGTGATCTGGCAGTTGTTCACGCGCGGCGATATCGGCCTGCTCGGCGTCGGCCTGCGGGCGATCGGCTTCACCGGCTTCAACGTCACGCAGGATGCGACCTCGGCCTGGTTCACGCTGGTCATCATGGATGTCTGGCACTGGACCTCGATGGTGGCGCTGCTCTGCTACGCCGGCCTCAAGGCGATTCCCGACGCCTATTATCAGGCCGCGCGGATCGACGGCGCGAATCGCTGGGCGGTGTTCACCAACATCGAATTGCCGAAGCTTCGCAAGGTGCTGATCATCGGCATGCTGCTGCGTTTCATGGGCAGCTTCATGATCTACACCGAGCCCTTCACGGTGACGGGCGGCGGCCCGGGTGAAGCCACAAGCTTTCTGTCGATCGACCTGGTCAAGATGGCGCTCGGCCAAGTCGACCTCGGCAATGCGGCCGCCTATTCGCTGGTCTATAACCTCATCACGCTGACGGTGTGCTGGATCTTCTTCACCTATACGACCCATGCAGACGCCAAGGAGACGGCCTGA
- a CDS encoding ABC transporter ATP-binding protein: protein MAQITLDGIGHAYGGGPARSDKDYALKPLHHVWEAGKAYALLGPSGCGKTTLLNIISGLVIPSEGRLLFGDRDVTRLPTEQRNIAQVFQFPVIYDTMTVAENLAFPLKNRKVPKAKIDARVQEIAAMLDLTSDLKRRARGLTADAKQKISLGRGLVRSDVSAVLFDEPLTVIDPALKWELRSKLKEVHRALDLLMIYVTHDQTEALTFADQVVVMNEGRAVQIGTPSDLFERPAHTFVGYFIGSPGMNFLDGHISGRTITVGGHAIALGSAYPTLADDAAVKLGIRPDYATLTGSGGLPVKVRRVDDLGRRRLAHVSLGDQPMVAFVPNGLSIEGDEARVHFDPARTHVYRDDKLVEGVAVAGLQPAYAEGSAR from the coding sequence ATGGCGCAGATCACCCTGGATGGCATCGGACACGCCTATGGCGGCGGACCGGCGCGCAGCGACAAAGACTATGCCCTGAAACCCCTGCATCACGTGTGGGAGGCCGGGAAAGCCTATGCGCTTCTCGGACCATCGGGCTGTGGCAAGACGACGTTGCTCAACATCATTTCGGGGCTGGTGATCCCCTCCGAAGGGCGGTTGCTATTCGGCGATCGCGACGTGACCCGCCTGCCAACCGAACAACGCAACATCGCCCAGGTGTTCCAGTTTCCGGTCATCTACGACACGATGACAGTGGCCGAAAATCTCGCCTTTCCGCTCAAGAACCGGAAGGTTCCGAAAGCCAAAATCGATGCGCGCGTGCAGGAGATCGCCGCCATGCTCGATCTCACGAGCGACCTCAAGCGCCGCGCGCGGGGCCTCACGGCCGATGCTAAGCAGAAGATCTCGCTCGGCCGCGGCCTCGTCCGCTCCGACGTCTCCGCCGTGCTGTTCGACGAGCCGCTGACCGTCATCGACCCGGCGCTGAAGTGGGAACTGCGCTCGAAGCTGAAAGAGGTGCATCGCGCCCTCGATCTTCTCATGATCTACGTGACCCACGACCAGACCGAGGCGCTGACCTTCGCCGATCAGGTGGTGGTCATGAACGAGGGACGCGCCGTGCAGATCGGCACGCCGTCGGACCTGTTCGAACGCCCGGCCCATACATTCGTCGGCTATTTCATCGGCTCGCCCGGCATGAACTTCCTCGACGGTCACATTTCGGGCCGCACCATCACGGTCGGCGGACATGCGATCGCGCTCGGCTCAGCCTATCCGACGCTGGCCGACGACGCGGCCGTGAAACTCGGGATCCGCCCGGATTACGCGACACTGACCGGGTCGGGCGGTTTGCCCGTCAAGGTCAGACGGGTCGACGACCTCGGGCGGCGACGGCTCGCTCACGTGAGTCTCGGCGACCAGCCGATGGTGGCCTTCGTGCCGAACGGCCTGTCGATCGAGGGCGACGAGGCGCGCGTCCATTTCGATCCGGCCCGCACGCATGTCTATCGCGACGACAAGCTCGTCGAGGGTGTCGCGGTCGCCGGTCTGCAACCGGCCTATGCCGAGGGGAGCGCCCGATGA
- a CDS encoding ABC transporter ATP-binding protein, producing the protein MSFILDHIVLQVGKDVVIGDVSLTLEAGTMNVLLGPTLSGKTTLMRVMAGLDRPTSGRLLADGVDVTGMSVRKRSVAMVYQQFVNYPTLTIYENIASPLRVQGLPKAEIEARVARAAKLLRLEPMLQRLPAQLSGGQQQRTAIARALVKQARLVLLDEPLANLDYKLREELREELPRIFAETGAILVYATTEPTEALLLRGKTATLWQGRVTQVGPTASVYRQPDNLDAARVFSDPPLNELALTIAGGTVRLESGRTLPAEGGLATLADGAYRLGFRSDAVTIGAAQPGRLGFPGKVAVTDINGSESFVHVEVGHGGAGPVGTTWVCLVDGIQEWLPGDTVEVQLDPSQIFVFGADGQRLDAAAAPQLGRERRTVSASA; encoded by the coding sequence TTGAGCTTCATCCTCGATCATATCGTTCTGCAGGTCGGCAAAGACGTCGTCATCGGAGACGTGTCGCTGACGCTCGAAGCCGGTACGATGAACGTGCTGCTCGGCCCGACCCTATCGGGCAAGACCACTCTGATGCGGGTGATGGCGGGGCTCGACCGGCCGACGTCGGGGCGGCTTCTGGCCGATGGCGTCGACGTGACCGGCATGTCGGTCCGGAAGCGCTCTGTCGCGATGGTGTATCAGCAGTTCGTCAATTATCCGACGCTGACGATCTACGAGAATATCGCATCCCCTTTACGGGTTCAGGGCCTGCCGAAAGCTGAGATCGAGGCTCGCGTCGCCCGCGCCGCCAAGCTGCTCCGGCTGGAGCCGATGCTCCAACGCCTTCCGGCCCAACTCTCCGGCGGCCAGCAACAGCGTACCGCCATCGCGCGCGCGCTCGTCAAACAGGCCCGTCTCGTCCTGCTCGACGAGCCCCTCGCCAATCTCGACTACAAGCTGCGCGAGGAATTGCGCGAGGAACTGCCCCGCATCTTTGCCGAGACCGGCGCGATCCTGGTCTATGCGACGACCGAGCCGACCGAGGCGCTGCTGCTGCGCGGCAAGACGGCGACGCTCTGGCAAGGCCGTGTCACGCAGGTCGGGCCGACCGCCTCGGTCTACCGGCAACCCGACAATCTCGACGCCGCGCGCGTCTTCTCCGACCCGCCCCTCAACGAACTCGCTCTGACGATCGCGGGCGGCACCGTGCGGCTCGAGAGCGGGCGTACGCTGCCGGCGGAGGGGGGGCTCGCGACCCTCGCGGACGGCGCCTATCGGCTCGGCTTCCGGTCGGATGCGGTGACGATCGGTGCGGCACAACCAGGGCGGCTCGGCTTCCCAGGAAAGGTCGCGGTGACCGACATCAATGGATCGGAGAGCTTCGTCCATGTCGAGGTCGGACATGGCGGCGCCGGTCCGGTCGGCACGACCTGGGTTTGCCTTGTCGACGGCATCCAGGAATGGCTGCCCGGCGACACGGTCGAGGTTCAACTCGATCCGTCGCAGATCTTTGTGTTCGGCGCTGACGGACAGCGGCTCGACGCCGCCGCGGCGCCGCAGCTTGGACGTGAACGACGGACCGTTTCTGCGTCCGCATAA
- a CDS encoding DeoR/GlpR family DNA-binding transcription regulator yields MTLPVSKASSRRQIEIVDLLREKGRVAVDDLASHFGVTPQTIRRDLNDLSDAQMVVRVHGAAMVSSGVVNLAYEARKMIAQPHKKLIGEAAAKLVPDHSSVLINIGTTTEEVARALSSHTGLLVITNNLHVAFELYRNSAIEVFVMGGTVRQSDGGIVGSHAVNLIGQFRVDLAIIGASAIEPDGTLLDFDIREVQASRAIIEHARKVVLVADSSKFARSAPVRVAHLSEIDIFVTDRLPSAEIAELCRTHGVQVVEAGGPLDADPDDAD; encoded by the coding sequence ATGACGCTTCCGGTTTCGAAAGCCTCGTCTCGCCGCCAGATCGAAATCGTCGATCTGCTGCGCGAGAAAGGCCGCGTCGCGGTCGATGATCTCGCGTCTCATTTCGGTGTGACGCCGCAGACCATCCGGCGCGATCTCAACGATCTCAGCGATGCCCAGATGGTGGTGCGCGTCCATGGCGCCGCGATGGTCTCGTCCGGCGTCGTCAATCTCGCCTACGAGGCGCGCAAGATGATCGCGCAGCCTCACAAGAAGCTGATCGGCGAAGCCGCGGCCAAGCTCGTGCCCGACCATTCCTCCGTGCTGATCAACATCGGCACCACCACCGAGGAGGTCGCCCGCGCCCTGTCGAGTCACACCGGACTCTTGGTCATCACCAACAATTTGCACGTCGCCTTCGAGCTCTATCGCAACAGCGCCATCGAAGTCTTTGTCATGGGGGGCACGGTGCGGCAGAGCGACGGCGGCATCGTCGGCTCCCATGCGGTGAACCTGATCGGACAATTCCGGGTCGATCTCGCGATCATCGGCGCCTCGGCCATCGAGCCGGACGGAACTCTGCTCGATTTCGACATTCGCGAGGTTCAAGCGTCACGCGCTATCATCGAACATGCCCGCAAGGTCGTTCTGGTGGCCGACAGCAGTAAGTTTGCCCGATCGGCCCCGGTACGGGTCGCCCACCTCAGCGAGATCGACATCTTCGTCACCGATCGGCTGCCCTCGGCGGAAATTGCCGAGCTGTGTCGCACCCACGGCGTTCAGGTTGTCGAGGCGGGCGGGCCGCTCGACGCGGACCCGGACGATGCCGACTAA
- a CDS encoding TIGR02466 family protein gives MATRLDVAVRGLFATPVAALDVPGAEAINTELQRVILARRDDTPSVQASNAGGWHSDRDILAWGGPHVGQIIDMAKGMAGQLTADRNGQALRPAWQVRAWANVNTSGHANICHYHPGSFWSGTYYVDDGGCASDHELGGEFEMLDPRGPGPGMYAPALKFAGEDGASVGGAEIIRPKPGLLFLFPSWLMHQVRPYRGTGTRISIAFNLSL, from the coding sequence ATGGCCACTCGGCTCGATGTCGCGGTGCGCGGATTATTCGCAACCCCGGTGGCGGCGCTGGACGTGCCGGGCGCGGAGGCGATCAACACCGAGTTGCAGCGCGTGATTCTGGCCAGGCGCGACGACACACCCTCGGTGCAAGCCTCAAATGCCGGCGGTTGGCATTCGGATCGCGATATCCTCGCCTGGGGTGGTCCGCATGTCGGGCAAATCATCGACATGGCGAAGGGGATGGCGGGCCAGTTGACGGCCGACCGGAACGGACAAGCTTTGCGCCCAGCCTGGCAGGTGCGGGCTTGGGCTAACGTGAACACCAGCGGTCACGCGAACATCTGCCACTATCATCCCGGCTCGTTCTGGTCGGGCACCTATTACGTCGATGACGGCGGCTGCGCGAGCGACCACGAGCTCGGAGGGGAATTCGAAATGCTCGATCCGCGCGGTCCTGGTCCCGGCATGTATGCGCCCGCGCTCAAATTTGCCGGTGAGGATGGCGCCTCGGTCGGCGGGGCCGAGATCATCCGGCCGAAACCCGGCTTGCTGTTCCTGTTCCCATCCTGGCTGATGCATCAGGTCCGCCCCTATCGGGGCACCGGCACGCGGATCTCGATCGCGTTTAATCTCAGCTTGTGA
- the glpD gene encoding glycerol-3-phosphate dehydrogenase yields the protein MDSPYDLAIIGGGVNGCGIARDAAGRGLKVYLCEQNDLASGTSSAATKLIHGGLRYLEHYEFRLVREALMEREVLWGIAPHIIWPLRFVLPYHKGLRPAWILRLGLFLYDHLGGRKRLPATRTLDLTTDEAGVPLKRGEFTKGFEYSDCWVEDARLVALNARDAADRGARVVTRTKAITAERGAAEWALTVQSRDTGLRETIRAKVVVNAAGPWVGQVLNATLRINQAAKVRLVQGSHIVVRKLYDHDRCYIFQNADGRIFFAVPYEQDFTLVGTTDRDYEGDPADVTASDEEVAYICDAAAEYFTKPITKADIVWSYSGVRPLYDKGDSAAQAATRDYVLSLDTDGKAPLLSVFGGKLTTYRKLAEHALTLLAPHIPAGTRKEGWTGHEALPGGDFPIDGFPALVAEIASRWPFLTQRHATRLARLYGTKARDILGTATSMAGLGRDFGATLTEAEVGHLVRTEWARTAQDIVWRRTKLGLRLTAGEIEALDLYLQASVEQLVA from the coding sequence TTGGACAGTCCCTATGATCTCGCCATCATCGGCGGTGGCGTGAATGGTTGCGGCATCGCGCGCGATGCGGCCGGGCGTGGCCTCAAGGTCTATCTCTGCGAACAGAACGATCTCGCCAGCGGCACATCGTCGGCCGCCACCAAGCTGATCCACGGCGGCTTGCGCTATCTCGAACATTATGAGTTCCGCCTCGTGCGCGAGGCGTTGATGGAGCGGGAGGTTCTATGGGGCATCGCCCCGCATATCATTTGGCCGCTGCGCTTCGTCTTGCCCTACCACAAGGGGCTGCGCCCGGCCTGGATCCTGCGGCTCGGCTTGTTTCTTTACGATCATCTGGGCGGCCGGAAGCGCTTGCCTGCGACCCGCACCCTGGATCTCACGACGGACGAGGCGGGTGTGCCGCTGAAACGCGGCGAGTTCACCAAAGGCTTCGAATATTCGGATTGTTGGGTCGAGGACGCGCGCCTCGTGGCGTTGAACGCCCGCGACGCGGCCGATCGCGGTGCCCGAGTCGTCACGCGGACCAAGGCCATCACGGCCGAACGCGGCGCGGCCGAATGGGCCCTGACGGTGCAGAGCCGTGACACCGGGCTGCGCGAGACGATCCGGGCCAAGGTGGTGGTCAACGCGGCGGGCCCGTGGGTCGGGCAGGTGCTCAATGCGACCTTGCGGATCAACCAGGCCGCCAAGGTCCGCCTCGTCCAGGGCTCGCATATCGTGGTCCGTAAGCTTTACGATCACGACCGGTGCTACATTTTCCAGAATGCCGACGGCCGGATCTTCTTTGCCGTGCCCTACGAGCAGGATTTTACGCTGGTCGGCACCACCGACCGCGATTACGAGGGCGACCCAGCCGACGTCACAGCCTCGGACGAGGAGGTGGCCTATATCTGCGACGCCGCGGCCGAATATTTCACCAAGCCGATCACGAAAGCCGATATCGTCTGGTCTTATTCCGGGGTGAGGCCGCTCTACGACAAGGGCGATAGCGCCGCGCAGGCCGCCACGCGCGACTACGTGCTATCGCTCGATACCGATGGCAAAGCGCCCCTCTTGTCGGTGTTTGGCGGCAAGCTCACGACCTATCGCAAGCTCGCCGAACATGCGCTGACCCTGCTCGCCCCCCATATCCCGGCCGGCACCCGCAAGGAGGGGTGGACCGGGCATGAGGCCTTGCCTGGCGGGGATTTCCCGATCGACGGATTTCCGGCTCTGGTCGCGGAGATCGCGTCGCGCTGGCCGTTCCTGACACAACGTCACGCCACTCGATTGGCCCGCCTTTATGGCACCAAGGCGCGCGACATCTTGGGGACCGCGACATCGATGGCGGGATTGGGACGCGACTTCGGCGCGACCCTGACCGAAGCCGAGGTGGGCCATCTGGTCCGAACCGAATGGGCCCGCACCGCGCAGGACATCGTCTGGCGCCGCACCAAGCTCGGGCTTCGTCTCACGGCCGGCGAGATCGAAGCGCTCGACCTCTACCTGCAGGCGAGCGTCGAGCAACTGGTGGCGTGA